One part of the Novipirellula aureliae genome encodes these proteins:
- a CDS encoding SMI1/KNR4 family protein: protein MSAPKRSPHQWSAQIAERYSCVLSDDLADWFDAEIWKGCGSGEYCESVHPETLLSDAPDVIWPGLMPANLLPILGDSMGNWLGVRIDCENKASQIVHWFHGGGDWIPWGNRLSEAIVFETLVDQLPGPRRAAALPAENFERQSSPKNDAIVRWAFAKYPSEIADLLDQSVTPAAVADRLLRHSIAEVAVRFELIQAALFQDWSSHVSELVAESLELDWNQVVNWIFDADQMPESAWQQIEGKLNHRKLDDDCRDQDWDTAAMHARACQSLAPDLSWPWDLIGYYNERLGKRSQAVAAYGQGAMQSTFTDQSVRLHMHFTQSTAAKFSIARLHEIDRTVIANNDYFQLLQESRSAEEPLPLRKVCEYWMRVADDYQHHGNLKATLDSLMRAGWDLGAEQIADYGPILEKIEAVAADAGQVGRSRLAAAHRQCLNRRYGV, encoded by the coding sequence TTGTCTGCTCCAAAACGCTCGCCGCATCAATGGTCCGCTCAGATTGCCGAGAGGTATTCGTGCGTCCTTTCCGATGATTTGGCGGATTGGTTTGATGCTGAAATTTGGAAGGGTTGCGGGAGCGGCGAGTACTGCGAATCGGTACATCCTGAAACACTTTTGTCAGATGCTCCCGACGTGATTTGGCCAGGGCTGATGCCAGCGAATCTGTTGCCGATACTAGGTGATTCGATGGGGAATTGGCTTGGCGTACGAATTGATTGCGAGAACAAAGCCAGCCAAATTGTGCATTGGTTTCACGGCGGCGGCGATTGGATTCCTTGGGGCAATCGGCTTAGTGAAGCGATCGTGTTTGAAACGCTGGTCGACCAATTACCCGGTCCACGGCGTGCCGCTGCCCTGCCGGCTGAGAACTTCGAGCGGCAATCATCGCCCAAGAACGATGCGATTGTCCGTTGGGCATTTGCGAAATACCCCAGTGAAATCGCTGATCTGTTGGATCAAAGCGTCACGCCCGCTGCCGTTGCTGACCGACTCCTCCGCCATTCGATCGCTGAAGTTGCGGTAAGGTTCGAATTGATCCAAGCGGCATTGTTCCAAGATTGGTCGAGCCATGTTTCCGAACTTGTCGCCGAATCACTGGAACTGGATTGGAACCAGGTTGTCAATTGGATTTTCGATGCGGACCAAATGCCTGAGTCGGCATGGCAACAAATTGAAGGTAAGCTGAATCATCGAAAGCTCGATGACGATTGTCGTGACCAAGATTGGGATACCGCTGCGATGCACGCTCGGGCATGTCAATCACTGGCGCCTGATTTGTCGTGGCCGTGGGATTTGATTGGCTATTACAACGAACGGCTTGGAAAACGAAGTCAAGCGGTTGCAGCTTATGGGCAAGGTGCGATGCAGTCAACGTTTACCGATCAATCGGTTCGCTTGCATATGCACTTCACGCAAAGTACAGCGGCAAAGTTCTCGATCGCTCGTCTCCATGAAATCGACCGAACCGTTATCGCAAACAACGATTACTTTCAATTGCTTCAAGAAAGTCGTTCTGCCGAAGAACCACTGCCGCTTCGTAAGGTTTGCGAGTATTGGATGAGGGTTGCCGATGACTACCAACATCACGGCAACTTGAAGGCAACGTTGGACAGTTTGATGCGAGCAGGCTGGGACTTAGGGGCGGAACAGATTGCGGATTACGGGCCGATTTTAGAGAAAATCGAGGCGGTGGCCGCGGACGCAGGCCAGGTCGGACGTTCGCGGCTGGCTGCCGCTCATCGTCAATGCCTAAATAGGCGATATGGGGTTTAA